One stretch of Xanthomonas sp. DAR 35659 DNA includes these proteins:
- a CDS encoding DUF692 domain-containing protein, which translates to MQLGAGIGLKPQHYAQALDCPAPGLWFEVHPENYLVQGGPRLAWLETIAARHPLALHGVSLSLAADADPDALHLRRLAALAERVRPWQVSEHLAWSAWRGRYHPDLLPIPRSAAALARVVANVQKAQDALGRTLAIENPSHYLALPGHAWSEPDFLAELVRRSGCRLLLDLNNVHVSAHNLGYDAHAYLDAFPADAVVEIHLAGHAEDAVDGQALLIDSHDAPVHDAVWALYADFLEKAGPRPTLIERDDKLPDFAVLLRERERAQRLLERAAIDRRACA; encoded by the coding sequence ATGCAGCTCGGCGCCGGCATCGGCCTGAAGCCGCAGCACTACGCGCAGGCGTTGGACTGCCCTGCGCCGGGACTGTGGTTCGAGGTGCATCCGGAGAACTACCTGGTCCAGGGCGGCCCGCGCCTGGCCTGGCTGGAGACGATCGCCGCGCGCCATCCGCTGGCGCTGCACGGCGTGTCGCTGTCGCTGGCGGCCGATGCCGATCCGGATGCGCTGCACCTGCGCCGCCTGGCCGCGCTCGCCGAGCGGGTCCGGCCGTGGCAGGTGTCCGAGCACCTGGCCTGGTCGGCCTGGCGCGGCCGCTACCATCCGGACCTGCTGCCGATCCCGCGCAGCGCCGCGGCGCTGGCGCGCGTCGTCGCCAACGTGCAGAAGGCGCAGGACGCGCTGGGACGCACACTCGCGATCGAGAACCCGAGCCACTACCTGGCCTTGCCCGGGCATGCGTGGAGCGAACCCGACTTCCTGGCCGAACTGGTACGCCGCAGCGGCTGCCGGCTGCTGCTGGACCTCAACAACGTACACGTCAGCGCGCACAACCTGGGCTACGACGCCCATGCCTACCTGGACGCGTTCCCCGCCGACGCGGTGGTGGAAATCCACCTGGCCGGGCACGCCGAGGACGCGGTGGACGGCCAGGCGTTGTTGATCGATTCGCACGATGCGCCGGTGCACGACGCGGTATGGGCGCTGTATGCGGACTTCCTGGAGAAGGCCGGACCGCGGCCGACGCTGATCGAGCGCGACGACAAGCTGCCCGACTTCGCCGTGCTGCTGCGCGAGCGCGAGCGCGCGCAGCGGCTGCTGGAGCGCGCCGCCATCGACCGGCGCGCGTGCGCATGA
- a CDS encoding putative DNA-binding domain-containing protein — translation MSALTHFQDAFVRALYADDDAGGLVAQPGLRIHRNSVLRACVDALQANFPSVQRLVGAAWFEATARAYARRCPPDDVRLLHYGGDFDAFLAALPEAGQLPYLPGVAQLDRSWREAHVAADAAVLDPQSVAALPPEHLAGARLALHPSARWHWFAGLPVYSIWCAQRDAVSVPDDLAWAGEGALLLRRDGQVRWQALDRGGCVLLEACQRGATLQDAAAQAQQADPAFALADTFAALLSSGAFRSLTPASMQGRP, via the coding sequence ATGAGCGCGCTGACGCACTTCCAGGACGCATTCGTCCGTGCGCTGTACGCCGATGACGACGCCGGCGGACTGGTCGCGCAACCGGGATTGCGCATCCATCGCAACAGCGTGCTGCGCGCCTGCGTCGATGCGCTGCAAGCGAACTTTCCGAGCGTGCAACGGCTGGTGGGAGCGGCATGGTTCGAGGCGACGGCGCGCGCCTACGCTCGGCGCTGTCCCCCGGACGACGTGCGCCTGCTGCACTACGGCGGCGACTTCGATGCGTTCCTCGCCGCGCTCCCCGAGGCCGGGCAGCTGCCCTACCTGCCGGGGGTGGCGCAACTGGATCGCAGCTGGCGCGAGGCGCATGTCGCAGCCGATGCCGCCGTCCTCGATCCGCAGTCCGTGGCCGCCTTGCCGCCCGAACACCTGGCGGGCGCGCGCCTGGCTCTGCATCCGAGCGCGCGTTGGCACTGGTTCGCCGGGCTGCCGGTGTATTCGATCTGGTGCGCGCAGCGCGACGCGGTATCCGTGCCCGACGACCTGGCCTGGGCCGGCGAGGGCGCACTGCTGCTGCGACGCGACGGCCAGGTGCGCTGGCAGGCGCTGGACCGGGGCGGCTGCGTGCTGCTGGAGGCCTGCCAGCGCGGGGCCACGCTGCAGGACGCGGCGGCGCAGGCGCAGCAGGCCGATCCCGCGTTCGCACTGGCCGACACGTTTGCGGCGTTGCTGA